The DNA segment TTGTTACCTGATATTGATGATTCTCAATGAACTTTTAGATCTGATTAGTTTACGCAAATGCATCTACAGCCTCGGAGCATGCTTTCAGTGGGATTTTGACTGGTCTCCCTAAGCCTGGAGGTGGGGAGTTTGGAAAGTTCTATAGTTCGCCTGCTCTGAACGATCCAAGAATAGGTAAATTTGAAAGAGTGCGACTGCTATTGTTTTAAAATCTCTAAATTAATGGTATTCATCTTGTATGCCCGTTTAACTGATCAACATTTTGTTTATTCGGAAATCAGACAAACTACCATATTCAATCCGGATACTTCTGGAATCAGCGATCCGTAATTGTGACAATTTCCAAGTCACTAAAGAAGATGTTGAGAAAATCATTGATTGGGAGAAGACTGCTCCAAAGCAAGTTGAGATTCCATTCAAGCCGGCCCGTGTTCTGTTGCAAGTACGTATTTTGAATTTTTTGGCTCAGTTTTGTATGAGCTTGTAGACATGCATTCTGTGTTTTCTGTTGAAGAAGTTGCATTGTAATGTATGTTTATTTTTCAGGATTTTACTGGTGTGCCAGCTGTCGTAGACCTTGCATGTATGCGTGATGCCATTAATAACCTTGGTGGGGACTCGGACAAAATCAATCCTTTGGTATGCATGgctctacatacatacataattaCATACGTAATACGTACATATTGATATTTTTTTTGGGCATTTGTTTATCATTTTTAATATTCTGGTGCAGGTTCCTGTGGATCTTGTGGTTGATCATTCGGTTCAAGTTGATGTTACTAGGTCTGAAAATGCTGTAAAAGCAAATATGGAACTTGAATTTCAGAGAAACAAGGAGAGATTTGCTTTCCTAAAGTGGGGCTCTAAAGCTTTCCAAAACATGCTTGTGGTTCCACCTGGATCTGGTATTGTACATCAGGTATAGGGTTTATTGATCAAACTATATTGATGCTTGTAGGTTGCAATTTCAACCCATTTACTTATGAATGGATCAGTTTGGGTTGTGTTTTATCCCAAACAGACCACATAAAAAAGTAAGCTAAAAGGGTATCGGGTCAAATGGTACGAATGCGTTGAAAGttggccaattttttttttaagctTAAAACCTTCTAAGCAACTTTAACCAAATAtttagatttttgttttctaGTAATATTGTTTTTGTAATCATAATTAGCGCATTCGTTATCTATATAAATTAGTGATGAGATCAGTACCTTACTGATACCGTACCGACAAATACCGAAACCGAAATTGAGCTCAACCCTAAGCTGAATATCGTACCGATGATGTTTGGTTGGTATAGGTATCGTAAAAATATCGAAACCGGCAATTGTTAATAACAAATACCAATACCAATACCAATACAGGTGGTGTTTGGACGGTACCAGTATTTGGCAAACTTTATATGCATGTTTTTCATCTCTTGTCTGATAACgtactttttgttttttttcttaaattCAGGTTAACCTTGAATATCTTGGACGTGTTGTTTTCAACAATGACGGAATGCTGTACCCTGATAGTGTTGTTGGAACTGATTCTCACACTACTATGATTGACGGGTTAGGCGTTGCTGGTTGGGGAGTTGGTGGAATTGAAGCCGAGGCTGCAATGCTTGGGCAGGTAACATTATAAATACTTTACAATGGTTCTGTGcaaatttatatatatgttaaatAAGTAAAAtatcattttcgtccctgaggtttggccagttttgcgactttcgtccaaaggtttgtttttccgcatctggattcaaaagttttgaaatttgccattttacatccggcttgttaactccattcACATTCTTAAATGCGttaaatcaggggtatttttgtctgtttgttaacttaaagggcaatttggcctttttcaggggtattcagTCTTTTTttcataaagtgaaaaagaccgaattgccctttaagttagcaaaaagacaaaaatactTTTCTTGAAAGATGATTTTCACGAGCCGGaggaaaatggcaagatttcaaaccttttggatccagatgcggaaaaacaaaccttggaCGAAAGTCGTAAAACTGgcacaaaaatggcattttactcttcttGAAAGATGGTTTTCATTTTCACTATTTTTTGGGGAAATTTTCTGAAAGTGTATTTTGACAATGACAGCCAATGAGCATGGTGTTGCCCGGTGTTGTTGGGTTCAAGTTATCAGGAAAACTGCGTGATGGTGTAACAGCTACTGATTTGGTTTTGACTGTTACCCAAATGTTAAGAAAACATGGCGTTGTAGGCAAATTTGTTGAATTTCATGGTAGGTAAACTTGGTAGTAGTTTGCAGGTACAGGGTAAAAGGAACATTTACTTACTGATGtgtctatttttattttattttgttaggTGATGGTGTGGGTAAAATATCACTTGCTGACAGGGCTACTATTGCCAATATGTCGCCTGAGTATGGTGCAACAATGGGGTTCTTCCCAGTGGATCATGTTACTCTTCAGTATCTCAAGTTAACCGGACGAAGTGATGATACAGTATGTTCATTTTCATTTGCGTGGACATAGAAAACGGGTCAATTTGGGTTCCATCTATTGATAACGGACTTTATGAGTAAAAAAACTGAAAATGATAGCTATCAAGGAAGTGGGTCGAACCGGTCGAACATGCACTCAAATGCTTAAACCTCATTAAACCTTCATTATTTAGATAATAcagtttagagttaattactgttttcgtccctgtggtttgtcaaaaatcactatttcagtccgttagtttaaaaattgcgatttcagtccttgtggtttcactttcgtaaccatttcagtccatgtggtttcactttcgtaaccatttcaatccatttattttgttagtacagggactgaaatggttacgaggtggactgaaatggttacgaaagtgaaaccacagggactgaaatcgcaatttttaaactaatggactgaaatagtgatctttgacaaaccacagggacgaaaacagtaattaactctacaGTTTATGTAATTATACTGAATACATTAGTTATTGATAGTAACTAACAAAAGAGACAAAAATGTATTGGTGGGTCAACGATCTTGATGGATGCGTTCCTCTGTGAATTTCAGGTTGCTATGATAGAAGCATACTTACGTGCAAACAATATGTTTGTCGACTATAATGAGGTAAGCCGCTTTGTcatattattttctttatttctttATTGTCACCTGGCTAATCAATTTTAGTCTAATACGTAACTATGCAATTTCTAACTCAGCCACAACAAGAAAGAGTCTACTCATCTTATTTAGAGTTAAACCTTTCAGAAGTGGAGCCATGCATTTCAGGACCAAAGAGGTGTGTAcagtgtatatatatgtatgtgtgtgtatatgtgtatatTTGTGTGTATACCACGTCATTCTCATTTTTTTGATAGACCTCATGACCGAGTCCCTTTGAAAGAAATGAAAGCAGATTGGCATTCTTGCCTTGATAATAAAGTGGGATTCAAGGTGAGTTTACTTCATGAACATCTAAGTCGTCTTAACATTATTACAAAGTGTTGTAGCATTTGTTAACTTGCCACTTTgcattttgataaaaaaaaacttCAAATTTTAGGGATTTGCGGTACCAAAAGAGGCACAAGACAAAGTTGCAAAATTTGATTTTCATGGACAGCCAGCAGAACTTAGGCATGGCAGTGTTGTGATTGCTGCTATTACAAGCTGCACGAATACGTCAAACCCTAGTGTTATGCTTGGGGCTGGTCTTGTTGCCAAAAAGGCTTGTGAACTAGGCCTACAGGTTAGTCATGCATATTCTATTATGTGTGTGCGAGTGTGTGCATATATACATAtgcatgtatatatgtgtgtgtatgtatatctGTGTTTATATTGGTGTTAATTACTTTCACCTTTTTATCTGTATGTAAgaaaaaacatgtttttttttcattatatGTAACACACTTCTAATTTTCTATACCATTGTATGTTAGTAACTTCTGTTTTAGGTAAACTGGTACATGACTTCACCATTTTACATGCAATAATAGGTTACTTACCCACGCcgatacaaaaagtaaaaaatacgAGTTACATACaatgaaaacacattttttttgttACACAATGAGCAAAATGTGCAAGCAAGTTACATTTTGGATTATGGGGTAATAAGCCCACATATATTGATCTAACCTTCTATAGCAAGTATAATGGTGATGTGTCATGACAAAAAGGTGAATATATTACATTTTGGTGTACCAAACCTGTATATATCGTGCCATATAACCTAATTTCATCATCTGATGCTTGATGACCAGGtcaaaccatgggttaaaacaagTCTTGCACCGGGCTCTGGAGTTGTTACAAAATACTTGCTTCAAAGGTATTGACTATTTGACTTGTACTGGTTGAAGAACATGATTACTTTAAAGTTGCTTCTTTTAACTAACATCGATCCATTATTTTTTATAATACAGTGGGTTGCAGAAGTATTTAAATGAACAAGGGTTCGACATTGTTGGATATGGATGCACAACTTGTATTGGAAATTCAGGGGACTTAGATGAATCAGTTGCATCTGCTATTTCTGATAATGGTATAGTTACTCTTGCTTTCATAATCAGCTACTTAACAAGCTATAGCTAGAGTTGGTGATTTCTACCCGTTTATTGATGAATGGGCCAATATGGGCTTGTATTTATCTCTAGTGGGTCAAATAAAAAACTTTATCTCgagctatgcagttaatatcggggatatatcggtgatatatcggttgtATCGGTCCCTTAATAAAATATCGGtgaaaatatcggtaccgatattatcggcgatattgaccgatatttgaccaaTATAACCGATATagcaccgatatttgaccgatataaccgatatatcactgatatatcactgaattattggtgttaaattgctatatatataaattctgcattatattaaaattaccgatatcccaccgatatctcaccgagataacctatatttcaaatatcggtccttgaccgatatccgatattttaccgcattaactgcataggtcTCGAGAGAAAACATGTCAGACTGATCAAACAGGTTGAAAGTCACCCAAACTCCCAAAGTGTATTGTTAATGCATGTCACTTTGCCATTTATTTAAAGTATTGATCATCATCGAAATAAAGTATCTTTTAGTTAATCATATTTGAAACACTAATTCTTATAACATTAAAAGGGTAAGTTGTCACATCAAGACAACCTTTGCCTCTCAACTTTAATCAAGACAATTTTAGCCCCTCGACTTTGATAATAACATGTTTAACCCCAACTTCAATAAGGTTTTTTTTACACTTTGACCCCTCAACTTtgataatgacatgtttagccctttaactttaatttaattaggtttttggTTTTTCTTTGCCTTACACTTTATTATAATTACTAAGTAGATCCTCAACTTAGTTTTTCTTCTTTACACTTTAATTTAGACTCTCAACTTTTGTTTTTTCCCTTT comes from the Helianthus annuus cultivar XRQ/B chromosome 4, HanXRQr2.0-SUNRISE, whole genome shotgun sequence genome and includes:
- the LOC110938185 gene encoding aconitate hydratase, cytoplasmic, which codes for MHITGSHSSFLLRRASRSTTSRLHSSISAKSPPPPSSPSPSPSPVASQFRSHTAASAAFRTVRSRWSHGVDWRSPASLSSQIRTAASPVLDRFHRNLSTIASEHAFSGILTGLPKPGGGEFGKFYSSPALNDPRIDKLPYSIRILLESAIRNCDNFQVTKEDVEKIIDWEKTAPKQVEIPFKPARVLLQDFTGVPAVVDLACMRDAINNLGGDSDKINPLVPVDLVVDHSVQVDVTRSENAVKANMELEFQRNKERFAFLKWGSKAFQNMLVVPPGSGIVHQVNLEYLGRVVFNNDGMLYPDSVVGTDSHTTMIDGLGVAGWGVGGIEAEAAMLGQPMSMVLPGVVGFKLSGKLRDGVTATDLVLTVTQMLRKHGVVGKFVEFHGDGVGKISLADRATIANMSPEYGATMGFFPVDHVTLQYLKLTGRSDDTVAMIEAYLRANNMFVDYNEPQQERVYSSYLELNLSEVEPCISGPKRPHDRVPLKEMKADWHSCLDNKVGFKGFAVPKEAQDKVAKFDFHGQPAELRHGSVVIAAITSCTNTSNPSVMLGAGLVAKKACELGLQVKPWVKTSLAPGSGVVTKYLLQSGLQKYLNEQGFDIVGYGCTTCIGNSGDLDESVASAISDNDIIASAVLSGNRNFEGRVHALTRANYLASPPLVVAYALAGTVDIDFEKEPIGVGKDGKNVYLRDIWPSSEEIAEAVQSSVLPDMFKSTYKSITEGNPMWNDLNVPEAKLYSWDENSTYIHQPPYFTNMTMDPPGAHGVKDAYCLLNFGDSITTDHISPAGSIHKDSPAAKFLLDRGVDRKDFNSYGSRRGNDEIMARGTFANIRIVNKLLKGEVGPQTVHIPTGEKLSVFDAASRYKAAGQDTIVLAGAEYGSGSSRDWAAKGPMLLGVKAVIAKSFERIHRSNLVGMGIIPLCFKAGEDADTLQLTGHERYTIDLPNNINEIRPGQDVTVKTDSGKSFTCTARFDTEVELAYFNHGGILPYVIRQLAAQK